GTCGGCGCCGGCATCGGCCAGAGCCAAGGCCATGGACCGCCCCAGGCCGCGGCTCGCGCCGGTTACGAACGCCCGCTGGCCGTCCAGACGAAAAAGATCGAGTGTTCCCATATCAGCCTCCGAGCACTTCCGGCGCCAGCGAATCGAACACCTACTGGCTTGGCCGTCGCCGATGATATGCCGCCGGATTCGTTCCGCCCTCACCACCCTCGTCACCGCAGGGCCCCCACGGTTCTCGCGTACCAATCTCAAGCGGGTGGGGGAGTTCTCGATGCGTTGGTGATGCGGGCTTGCTCCGAATGGCTCCACCTTCGCCACTCGTCCCCCCGTAGGAACGGATCTCGTTCCCCTGCTCCGCGTAGGTTAGCCGCGGAGAGGATGCGGCGTCATCGCAACCTCCTTCATCACAACAAAGGCCGGCAAAGTCCAGCAAACTCTGGCACAGAGTGAAAGTCCGAAATCGCTTGATTCCACCGGCCGCGCCGCGCGCTTCGGCAAGGCACAGCAAACGGCCGCAAGGGCCGGCTAACGGCGTCTGTTCCGCCTGTTAACCGGAGGGTTGCTGGTTCGAGTCCAGCCTGAGGAGCCAATCTTTTCAATAACTTAGCGCGAAATATATTGTGAACAATTTGCGTTGATGAGTACGGCTCGTGACCGGAGTGTACACGGCGTTCCGGTCACCGAGATGGCGTCCGTTCCTAAACGGCTGAACGCGCTCCGTGCCAGTTTGCCGTGCCCTGCGTCTCCAGGTACGAGTTCGATGGCTGCTCGCCTGATGAAGTGATCCCGAGTGTGAGTGGGCAGCACATGGCTCTGTGACGGTGGCCCCTCGCCACGTGAATCGCTCCAGATCCTACCAACCACGCTGATGGTCGCGTGTCTACCGTGACGCGTGATTTCATGGTAGAGTGTCTACCATCTGATAGCGAAGCCGGCCTGAGCATGCAATGCGGCGGTGGGCAATGCGGTGGTGGTGCTGAGGGCGCCTGCTAACGGACGTTCCGTCAACGGCGCAAGAAACCGGTCTAATAGTTCCTTGTATCTTCTCGTTGGACGAATCCTTTCAGTAGAGAGAACACGACCCGCTGGCGACAGGTTCATGGACTAGCCGTTCCGGCCAGCTCAACAGAACGAGTCCAAGAATTGCGCCATGAGGCACCATTCGGAGACAAGGTGATCGAGGGCGG
This Luteitalea sp. DNA region includes the following protein-coding sequences:
- a CDS encoding short-chain dehydrogenase; translated protein: MGTLDLFRLDGQRAFVTGASRGLGRSMALALADAGAD